The region CCGACGCCGCCGGGGCGGCTGCGGTGGTGTTCGCGGGCGAGACGGTCGACCCGTACAACGGCAAGAGCGTGCGCTCCTCGGCGGGCAGTCTGTTCCACGTCGACGTGGTCCGCGCCGACGACCCGGCCGGGGTGGTCGCCGCGCTGCGCACCGCCGGCCTGACCGTGTTGGCCGCCTCCGGCTACGGCGAGACCGACCTGGACGACCTCGCCGACTCCGGTGGCCTGGCCACCCCGACCGCCTGGCTCTTCGGCTCCGAGGCGCACGGGCTCCCCGCCGAGCTGGCCGAGCTGGCCGACGCCCGGGTACGCGTGCCACTACACGGCCGCGCCGAGAGCCTCAACCTGGCTGCCGCCGCAGCGGTGTGTCTGTATGCTTCAGCCAGAGCACTGCGACGTGGGCTGTGAGCCCGCAGTCGCGAATCTGGGAGAGGTGACCACCCCGTGATGAGCGCCGTACGGCACTCGTTTAGCCAGCCCGCCGGTCGCGGCGGGCGGCAGGGCTGACCTTTCCCCTGTGCACCTCCCACCGGCGGGCTGCGGCGAAGCCGCGTGTCCGTAAACTCGCCATCGCCGCCCGACGAGGGCCGGCGCCGCCGTGAGGGAGTGCCCGTACGCCATGACCTATCGCAACGATCCGTACGACCCGAAGCAGGTCGCCCTGCTCGACCAGAGTGCCCTGGACGAAGCCGTCGCCGCCGCCGAGCAGGCGTTCGCCGCCGCCGGTGACCCCGACGAGCTGGCCGCCCTGCGGCACCAGCACCTGGGCGACCGGGCCCCGATCTCGCTGGCCCGCCGGGAGATCGGCGCGCTGCCCCCGGCGGCCAAATCCGACGCCGGCAAGCGGGTCAACGAGGCCCGCCGGGCGGTCGAAGCCACCTTCGCCAGCCGCCGCGAGGAACTGGAGCGGCAGCGGGCGGAGCGGGTCCTCGCCGACGAACGGGTCGACGTCACGCTGCCGTTCGACCGCCGACCGCAGGGCGGCCGGCACCCGCTGAACACGCTGATGGAGGAGATCAGCGACCTGTTCATCGGGATGGGTTACGAGATCGCCGAGGGCCCCGAGGCAGAGCTGGAGTGGGCCAACTTCGACGCGCTCAACATCGGACCGGACCACCCGGCCCGGGGCCTGATGGACACCTTCCATCTGGACCTGCCCGGCCTGGTGATGCGTACCCACACCTCGACGGTGCAGGCACGCACCATGCTGACCCGGCAGCCACCGATCTATGTGGTCTGCCCCGGGCGGGTCTACCGCACCGACGAGCTGGACGCCACGCACAGCCCGGTCTTCCACCAGGTCGAGGGACTGGTGGTGGACAAGGGCATCACCATGGCCCACCTGCGGGGCACCCTGGAGCACTTCGCCCGCTCGAT is a window of Micromonospora polyrhachis DNA encoding:
- a CDS encoding phenylalanine--tRNA ligase subunit alpha, whose translation is MTYRNDPYDPKQVALLDQSALDEAVAAAEQAFAAAGDPDELAALRHQHLGDRAPISLARREIGALPPAAKSDAGKRVNEARRAVEATFASRREELERQRAERVLADERVDVTLPFDRRPQGGRHPLNTLMEEISDLFIGMGYEIAEGPEAELEWANFDALNIGPDHPARGLMDTFHLDLPGLVMRTHTSTVQARTMLTRQPPIYVVCPGRVYRTDELDATHSPVFHQVEGLVVDKGITMAHLRGTLEHFARSMFGESAQLRWRPHYFPFTEPSAEFDVWFPEHRGGAQWVEWGGCGLVNPRVLRACGIDPDVYSGFAFGMGIERTLMVQHGVREMRDMVEGDVRFTRAFGVGA